DNA from Evansella sp. LMS18:
AGAAACAGCAGAAGAGGAAAATGTGGAGGAAGAAGGGGACGAAACAGCTGAGATCACAGAGGAGGAAGTTCTGGAATTTCAGCAAAGCTGGGGAGAAGGAATTGTTCATATCGGTGAAGTATACAGCGAGGATGGCGACTATGAAGCCGCTGCTTCCGAACATATCGAACGTTTCTATGGTTATGACATGGGCGAGGTTCTGTTCAAACCAACTTTAGCGAGAGAGGACCGTTTCCGCGGTACCTTTGAAGGGGCTTTGTCTTATTTCATAGGAGGAAATGAAGAGTACCCCGAGGATAATGGTTTTGCTATTGCTCCCTGGACAGACGTACAGTGGGAAAATGAAGGGGTCATCATTGAAGGAAATAAGGCTGTAAGTATGGGCGTCTATTATTTTACACCAGCTGATGGAGGAGAACCTGTAGAAGTGGAATACAGTTTCGCTTTTACAAGAAGTGATGATGGCGACCTGAAAATTGTCCTTCACGGCTCTCATTATCCGTATAGTAATTAAATAGCAGCAAAAAAAGAGATCCTTTGATTGTAAAAAGGGTCTCTTGTTCTTTTGATTAACTGGTGAGTTTCATTAGTAGGAATATAAAAAGCAAACGTAAAATAAGCGGAGTTTTCCGGTTAAATGAAGGCTGGAGCTCGTTTTGGGTTAGTATAAGGGGAAACTTTCCGGTTATTGAAAGGAAATTATCTCATTTTAGAGTTTTTCGGGTGAATAGGCGGAATTGCTCCGTCTATTTAGGCTCTTTTTAACAAATATTTTTAATTAACCGGAATTTATCCGTCTAAAACCGGTCGGACAACAGCTGCCGGCCGGTTCTGCTTGAGCGTGGTTAATCCGCTCTCTCGTACACTTCAAGGCTTTGAATTACTTCTTCAATCTCATCTTCGTTAGCTTCATAGTAGGTTTCTTCCATATCACCTTCAAGTACAACTTCTCTGCCGTCATTACGTACTATAAGTTCAAAGGTGAAACGTCCTTCTTCTGTTTCTTCTTTATAATGGGCTTCCACGCCACTTTCCAATGTTATTGTTTCGAACTCAGCAAGGTCTTCTGAATTTTCCTCCCGGTGGTGGCGGCCGAATACCCGGATATCTGTCTGGGTATCTTCTGTATCGTGCAGAACTTTTCCGTCTCCATTAGCCGCTTCTTCCCCATCATTCCAATCCTCAGGAAATGTAACAGCATAGCCGAAGCGTCCGTTTTCGTAAACAGCGGCCTCGCTGTCTGAAGAATCTTCCTCACCATTGCTGTCTTCAGGTGAAGGAGGAGATGAATCAAAAGTAAAAGTAGTCCGTCTCATTTCAGTTTCGTTTACTACATGCAACGTATCCAGGTCAGCTTCGAGGGCAGCGAGCCAAAGGGCGTTTTCCGTAACTTCCTCCGAAAACCCATCTTCATTTTCCCCTGAAGTTTTGTAGACCACTTCAGCTTCATCCCCATCAACCGATACATCCAGGAGCTCCACGCCTTCCGGAAATACAGATTCATACGCCGATGCCTTTTCGCTGGCAGAGGTCATTGCTTCTACAGTTTCCTCAAATGTAAAGAGGTCTCCCTCGTCAATCCTGATTTCCTCTTCCGTTCTGTTTCCGCTCAAATAAACAGCTTCTTCACTGGATGCCCTATAATATCCCCGGTTCTCCTCAGCCTCCACGGTCAGGGATTCAATCTCCCCTGTTTGGCCGTATGTAGCTCCAGGCTCGTCTTCCGTATAAAAATTCAATGTTTCAACACCATGAAGGGAGCTTAGCGTAAACAGTAAATCATCCAGCCGGTTTTGTTCAGCAGATGCCAGGCTCATAAGCTGGTTATCTTCTGTAAAAACAAGTTCTGCTGTTGTATCATCCGGCATCCGTATCTCTGTAAGATCCGAAAAGACATTATGCCCGGTAAAGTCGCTTTCCTGAAGCGACCTCAAGAGTCTGTCTTCACGTGATGATTCTGATTCTGTCCGTTCCATCTGGATGGCCAGCTCTCCCAGGTCCTCATCGTTCAGGCTAATAAATTCACCTGTAATGATAAAATGGCCCTCTTCTAAAGTCTCCTTGGAATAGGAGGTATCATCATTCTCATCGTCCTGATTGCTGTTACTTTCTTCAGCCCCTTCATTCACATCATTTTGACCGTCATTTTCTTGCTGGCTATTATCTGGAGAAAAATCAGTGTCTTTGGCCTCGTTATCCCCGTTATTTTCCACCTCTGAATCATCAACTTCATCCATTTCTTCTGGTTCTGAATTATTATTATCAAAATCATTATTTGCTGATGCTTCATTGTCTGATTGGTTGCCAGCACCGTTATCCTCGTTTGTGTTTTCATCATTCGTGCCGCAGGCAGTTAAGCCTGTTATGATAAAAGCGGAAAGTATTACAGGAACAGCTTTAAACATATGAAAATCCCCTTCATTGCCCATTTTATTCATATATTCATTCCCTTTCCCCTCCTGCAAAGCCGCAAACGCTTAAGGGGACTGACAGAGGTACCATTTGGCTCTCGGCGTGAGTTTGTGCGTTATGAAACCCCTGTGGCAGCAGCACTTCTGAGTAAAATGGGGTATACTGATAGTGAGAAAATAGAAGTGAAAAAACAGTTTTTCAGAATGATGATCCGAATGGAATTAGATAAAGCACAACAAACGCTGATTACAGGTTTTTTTGATTCTTACTTACGTCTGAATAAGACAGAGGAAAGCATTTTTAAAGAAGAGGTGAAATTAATGAGTCCAGAGGAGGGTGAAAAAATTATGGAAATTATTACTTCCTATGAACAGAAGGGAAGGGAAGAAGGCAGAGAAGAAGGCAGAGAAGAAGGAAGACGGGAAGAAAAAATAGTAGTGGCAAAACGATTATTAGCAAGAGGGATGGATATTAAAGAAATCAAAGAAATAACGGGTCTCCCTCTGGAGGAAATTGAACAAATAAAGCAGGATTGATTTGGTTGATTCACTTGTTCCTTTGCAAAATTAAGGACGAAAAAACCAACCCACATTCTTCAGCAGGTTGGTTTCTTCTTCGGTCTAGTTATCTTCAAATAATTTTTCCCCTTGATGGAGTCTCATTGCGATTTTGGCTGTATGAGGCAGTTCTCTGGAAGTTGGGGCATGGGCCGCGAGATAGCGGGTGACGGCAATGATGTGTGTTTCTTTTGCCCATTCTGCCAGCGGTGATTCTTCCTGTTCCCAGTGCTTATGTTCTACGATGCCTGCTTCATACATCTGAAAAGAATGAAACTCTGCATCCTCTCTCAGCAAAGCATGCCCCAGTGTGTTAAATAAAGCTTCTTTATCTCCACCGGCATGTAAATATTCCATTACCCATTTTGCAGCCGCATCTGTCTGCTGCTGGCGATCAAGGAGTTCGAGGAGTTCTTCCGGTTTCGCAGCCTCAGCTTCTCCCGTGGGGGGCGGCCTTCTCGCTGATGGAGTATTTAAAAAGCGGTCAAGGTAGATACTCATTGCGCTGTGGAAGACACCTCTGATTAATTCCAGTGTAACCGAACGCCTCAGCGCTTCATGTACGGCATGGGCGTGAGTGAATGTATGAAGCACAGTAATCCAGTCCCTGAATTCATTTTGCACATGGAAACGTGCAACCCGTTCAGCTCCAGCCAGTGAAACTAACTGTGCAAGGCGGACAGGGGACATCCCCTCATTTAATGCTTCCATCATCAGCTGAATCGTATCCACCGGACTGTCACTGAGGAGCTGATCCACCAGTTTTTTCTCATCCAGTTCTGTTTCCTGTTCCTCTGCTGATGCTGGGTCGTAATCTTCCAGCTGCTCGAACGCTTCCTGCAATGGTTTTACCAGATTCACAGGGGTTTGCCAGCTGTTGGATTCTTCGCTCCGTGAAGCACCGGCTAGTTCCGGCAGCACGGAGGTGAGGACGTAAGCTTTTTTATCCTCTCCGATATGATTCAGAACTTCAAACGCTTTGTTATGAAAATCGAGGGTGTGGCCAACGTTCATGTAAAAATGGTCTGTTACTGCCGTCATCATCATATCAGCCAGTTGTTCTTTCGAAGCACCGGCCTCTATAGCTGTAAGAAGAACCCTTTCCGCTCCCTGCACATCCCTGACCTCCACAATGTTTCGGTACCACTTCGCGAGCTGGCTGACAGAAGGCCGGTATTTTTTGTCCGAGACAGGAAGGGGCTGGAGTAAAAAGCGGGTGCCCATTCCGGCACTTTCTCTCGCAACATGGACGAGCCCCTGGTAGAGTGCGAGGATCCTGCCTTTTTTATCGAGGTACGGAAGGATGTTTGTCATGGCAGTTAAGATTGTCAGCCCGGAGCGCCAGCCATTCCGCCGGTGCTTTGTTCCGAACTCCACCCCAATCCGTGCTATTTTAGCAGGAGGCTCACCCGCTTCAATTAAACCGGTTACTGCTTTGGCGATAACGAGGCTGATATTTTGTTCAAGCCCTTCCCTCAGCCGGCCGCGAAGCTGCTCCATCGACTGCTGAAGGTGAGGAGAGAGGTTCACATAGACTTTATTTTCCGAGATTTCAACAGGGTAGGTGGGAATATCGTCCGCCCAGGGATCTAATGTGCCTCCGCTTTTAATATCGAACCTCGCATGGTGCCAGTGGCAGGTCAATATTCCGTCGCATGTACTCCCCATATGTAAGGGAAACCCGAGATGGGGACATCTGTTATCCACCGCATAAACTCCGTCATCCTGATATATTACAGCAATCGCGTGTCCTTCCCCTTTGACTACTTTCACACCGGCATCTTTTAACTCATCCATTTCAGCTGCAAATACTTTTTCACTCATTTAATAATCATCCCCAATCAGCTGATTTTTAAATAATCAGAATTATCTCACATCAATTATAAATGCTGCTGGGGAAAAAAGGTAGTTAGCGGGCTTATGGGGTGTTCGAAAAACTTACTTCCAATCCAGGTTAAAAGAAATCAGGGCCGACACTATATAAAAGTGTCAGCCCTGATCCATCTGATTAATACATTTCCTTGAGCATTCGTTTCGCTCTGAAGAGTCTTGTCTTAACTGTCGATAGCTTAATCTTCAGCTGGCCTTCAATTTCCCTTAGGGATTTTTCTTTAAAATAGTAGAGATAAATGATTTCTCCATATTTCGGAGGCAGCTGTCTTAACTTATTTCTGAGCTCTTCATTTTCGCAGCTATTTACTATCTCAGCTTCAGGAGTACTCATATCTAAATCGTTAAACAGTTCAAGATTTTCATGAAGCTGATCTCTGTGACGGTAACTCTTCCGTAAAAAATCAATGCAGTGATTGCTGGCAATCCTGTGAATCCATGAGTTCAAGGAACATTCCCCTTTAAATTTCCCCCGGGAAAGGTAGCATTTCACAAGTATTTCGTGGGCAAGGTCTTCTGCCAGGAAAGTATCTTTTACATAAGAAAGTGCAATCCGGTACACTTTCCTCTTGTACAAAAGATAAAGCTCAGTGACTTTCCGCTCATTGATGCTGTGACTGGAGCTTGTTTCTAATAAACTCTTATCTGCTTGATGAGTAATCATACCCTCCTCTTTTCTGCACTCTCGCGTACGTTCTTTCAATTCTTCCGCACTATCTCACTACTATTTCATAAATATATAACTCAAAATCGCCTGCTGCTTCTGAAGAATCGTCTTTCAGGACAATTTCTCCTTCATAAAGAGTGTCACCAGTTTGCACATCTGCAACGACAATACCAGGGTTACTTTGGGCAGTATTACTCACGTTCACTGCATACAGTTTCTCATCTTGTACAGTGATCATAGGAGGCTGATCCAGGTCGAAGGACAGCTGCAGATCGAACGCTTCGCCAGTCTGCTCTTCTGCCAGGTTATAAGGAGTCACGTGCCCCTCTTTGTTAACAAAATATACTGAAGACCCATCAAAAAATCTGATTTCATTCTCCTCTAAGTTCAGCGTATCTGGTAAATTAATTTCTTCTTTTTCTTTCGTT
Protein-coding regions in this window:
- a CDS encoding Rieske 2Fe-2S domain-containing protein, with product MSEKVFAAEMDELKDAGVKVVKGEGHAIAVIYQDDGVYAVDNRCPHLGFPLHMGSTCDGILTCHWHHARFDIKSGGTLDPWADDIPTYPVEISENKVYVNLSPHLQQSMEQLRGRLREGLEQNISLVIAKAVTGLIEAGEPPAKIARIGVEFGTKHRRNGWRSGLTILTAMTNILPYLDKKGRILALYQGLVHVARESAGMGTRFLLQPLPVSDKKYRPSVSQLAKWYRNIVEVRDVQGAERVLLTAIEAGASKEQLADMMMTAVTDHFYMNVGHTLDFHNKAFEVLNHIGEDKKAYVLTSVLPELAGASRSEESNSWQTPVNLVKPLQEAFEQLEDYDPASAEEQETELDEKKLVDQLLSDSPVDTIQLMMEALNEGMSPVRLAQLVSLAGAERVARFHVQNEFRDWITVLHTFTHAHAVHEALRRSVTLELIRGVFHSAMSIYLDRFLNTPSARRPPPTGEAEAAKPEELLELLDRQQQTDAAAKWVMEYLHAGGDKEALFNTLGHALLREDAEFHSFQMYEAGIVEHKHWEQEESPLAEWAKETHIIAVTRYLAAHAPTSRELPHTAKIAMRLHQGEKLFEDN
- a CDS encoding GerMN domain-containing protein produces the protein MFKAVPVILSAFIITGLTACGTNDENTNEDNGAGNQSDNEASANNDFDNNNSEPEEMDEVDDSEVENNGDNEAKDTDFSPDNSQQENDGQNDVNEGAEESNSNQDDENDDTSYSKETLEEGHFIITGEFISLNDEDLGELAIQMERTESESSREDRLLRSLQESDFTGHNVFSDLTEIRMPDDTTAELVFTEDNQLMSLASAEQNRLDDLLFTLSSLHGVETLNFYTEDEPGATYGQTGEIESLTVEAEENRGYYRASSEEAVYLSGNRTEEEIRIDEGDLFTFEETVEAMTSASEKASAYESVFPEGVELLDVSVDGDEAEVVYKTSGENEDGFSEEVTENALWLAALEADLDTLHVVNETEMRRTTFTFDSSPPSPEDSNGEEDSSDSEAAVYENGRFGYAVTFPEDWNDGEEAANGDGKVLHDTEDTQTDIRVFGRHHREENSEDLAEFETITLESGVEAHYKEETEEGRFTFELIVRNDGREVVLEGDMEETYYEANEDEIEEVIQSLEVYERAD
- a CDS encoding RNA polymerase sigma factor — protein: MITHQADKSLLETSSSHSINERKVTELYLLYKRKVYRIALSYVKDTFLAEDLAHEILVKCYLSRGKFKGECSLNSWIHRIASNHCIDFLRKSYRHRDQLHENLELFNDLDMSTPEAEIVNSCENEELRNKLRQLPPKYGEIIYLYYFKEKSLREIEGQLKIKLSTVKTRLFRAKRMLKEMY
- a CDS encoding Rpn family recombination-promoting nuclease/putative transposase — its product is MKIPFIAHFIHIFIPFPLLQSRKRLRGLTEVPFGSRREFVRYETPVAAALLSKMGYTDSEKIEVKKQFFRMMIRMELDKAQQTLITGFFDSYLRLNKTEESIFKEEVKLMSPEEGEKIMEIITSYEQKGREEGREEGREEGRREEKIVVAKRLLARGMDIKEIKEITGLPLEEIEQIKQD